The Rhodobacter sp. genome segment ATCTTCATCGCCCAGGGCGACACCAGCCCGATCACCGTCATCGCCAGCACGCTGAGGGTGATCTGCAACCCTTCGATCAGGGCCAGCACCGCCAACCCGTCGCGCGTGCCGGGGTCGATCTGTTCGAGCACGTAGCCCATCAGGGCGCGCTGATACAGCAGCAGCGTCACCGCCGCATAGATCAAGGCATAAGGAAACGGGGTCAGACGGGTGCGCATTGGGGATCTCCAGCTCTGGCGACTGCCTTATCGGCTGCGGCGGGCGCGCGCCAGCCCGGGGGTCAGCCGAGTGCCCGCGTCAGCGCCGCGTCGAGCGCGGGCACATCGGCGGCGACGGTGACCAGATCCCTGAGCGACGCCGCAGCAAAGCCCTGCACGACCAGGTGGTCCAGAAGGGCCAGCAGCGGTTGCCAGAAACCGCCCTGGTCCAGCAGCACCACGGGTTTCGCGTGCAGGCCGATCTGCGCCCAGGTCAGCACCTCGAAGAACTCGTCCAACGTGCCGGCGCCGCCCGGCAGCACGACAATGGCGTGCGAATTCGCGAACATCACGGTCTTGCGCTCGTGCATCGTCTCGGTGATGACCAGCGCGTCCAGATCGCGCCGCGCGACCTCGCCTTGCATCAGGTGGGTCGGAATGACGCCAAAGGTCTTGCCCCCGGCGGATTGCGTCGCGCGCGCGACCTCGCCCATCAGGCCGATGTCGCCCGCCCCATAGACCAGTCGCCAACCGCGCCGGGCCAGCAGGGCACCGGTTTCGGCGGCGGCCCGCATCATCGCCGGGTGGGTGCCCGGGCGCGAACCACAGAAAACACAGACCGACGGGGGAAAGGCGGGCATCGCATCCTCGCTACACTTAGGGGAGTGGATTTGCTTTGCCCATAGATACGGGTGTTGCTAGAAGGGAACAAGGGCGGAACCGCGCCTTCCGGCAGACCGGCGGCGCAGGAATGGAGCAAGGCGAATGGCGCGATCCCTGATCTTTGCGCTGGGCGGTGGGACGCTGCTGACCGCGGCTGCTGTCGCGGGCTGGATCGTGACACGGATGCACGAGGACGCGCCGGCGCCCGCGCCGTCGCCGGTCGCGCCGCTGGCTTCGGCCTTGCCGGCGCCCACCGATGCCGCGCCCATTGACGCCGCGCCCAATGACGCCGTGCCAGGTCCGGTCGCGGCGGCGCAGGACCCTGCCGGCCCCGGTTTCGACGTCGTGCGCGTGGACCGCGAGGGCGGGGCGCTGGTCGCGGGCCGCGCCGCGCCGGGTGCGGCCGTGACCCTGCGCGTCGATGGCGCCGTCGTGGCCCAGGTCGCGGCCGATGCCAATGGCCAGTTCGTCGCCCTGTTCACGCTGGGCCCCAGCGCCGCCGTGCAGTCGATGACGCTCGAGGTGACGGATGCCGACGGTCGCGTCACCCAGGCGCCCGACGTCGTCATCCTGACGCCGCGCCCGCCTGCTGGTGACACCGCCGTGGCGCTGGCCGCCGCACCACAGACGCCCGCGGCCGAGGTGCCCGCGCCGGCTGCCCCCGCGCAAGAGGGGCCGCAGCCGCAGGCTGCGCCCGTCGCGGTCCAAGGCGCGGTCGAAGTCGCGGCCGCCGAGCCTGCTGCGCCCGTGCCCGCGCCCGTTCCCGCGCCGACCCGGGACCTTGCGCCGGGCACCAGCGACGCCGCCGCGCCCGAGCTGCCGATCCCCGCTGCCGCCGCCGATGCCCCTGCCGCGCTGCCGGCCCCCGACGCGCCGGCCCCGCTTGCTCTGGCGCAGGCCGAACCCCAGGCCGTCGCGCCGCAGGCCCCGGATCAGCCGGCGATGCCGTCGGCATTTCTGGTGCAGGGTGACGGCGCGGTGCGGGTCCTGGATCGGGCGCCCGCCGTTCTGGACAACGTCATCATCGACTCGATCAGCTATTCCGGCACCGGGGATGTGCAGATCGCCGGGCGCGCCGCCCGATCCGCGCCCGCGGCCAATCTGCGGATCTACCTGGACAACCGGCCCATCGCCGTCACGCGCGCCGACAGCGGCGACTGGACCTCGGACTTGCCGGCGGTCGATCCGGGGGTCTACACGCTGCGCGTAGACCAGTTGAACGATGCAGGCGGTGTGGTGTCGCGCTTTGAGACCCCGTTCCAGCGCGAGGCGCCCGAAACCGTCGCCGCCGCCCGCGCCCAGGGCGCCGCGCCTTCCGAGACGCCCACCGTTACGCCCACTGTTGCGGATGCCGGCAGCGCGGTGACAACGGACCGTCCGGCAATTCCGGTGGCGACGGCCCCGGCCAGTCAGGCCGCCGGCACGGTGCAACCCTCTGCCCAACCGCGCGCGGCGCTCATCACCGTGCAGCCGGGCAACACGCTGTGGGCCATCTCGCAGGCGCGCTACGGCGCGGGCGAGCGGTATGTGGTGATCTACAACGCAAACCGCAGCCAGATCCGCGATCCCGATCTGATCTATCCGGGGCAGATCTTTGCGCTGCCGGATCAATAGACGCTCGGGGCTGGCATTCCCGGGCCCCAGGGCTTACCTCTGACCTCCAGCCAGCCAGGACGCCCGCATGCGATACCGCCCCAGCGCCAACGCGCTCCCCTCGGACCCGACAGATTCCGCCGCCTCGGGGCGGTCCACGATCCGGCGCGTGATCCCCTATCTGTGGCCCGAGGGCGAATCCGGGATGAAGACCCGGGTCGTGCTGTCGATGGTCGCCTTGCTGTTGTCCAAGCTGATCTCGGTCGGCACGCCGATGCTCTACAAGGCGGCGGTCGATGCGCTGGCGCCCTCGCAACTGGATGCGGGCTGGCTGGTCGGCATCGGCGCGGTCGGGCTGACGATCGCCTATGGCGTGGCGCGGCTGATGACCAACGGGTTCCAGCAGTTGCGCGACGGGATCTTTGCCGCGGTCGGGCAGCGCGCGCTGCGCAAGCTGGCGCTCGAAACCTTTACCCATATCCATCGCCTGAGCCTGCGCTATCACCTGACGCGCAAGACCGGCGGCCTGAGCCGGATCATCGAACGCGGCGTCAAGGGCGTGGATTTCCTGCTCAGGTTCCTGCTGTTCAACATCGGCCCGCTGGTTCTGGAACTGGCGCTGATCGGCGCGGTCATGGTCTGGATGTTCGACATCTGGTATCTGGCGGTCATCGTCGTGACCATCGGTCTGTATGTCGCCTTCACCTTCAAGGTGACCGAGTGGCGGGTGAAGATCCGGCGCGAGATGAACCAGCAGGACACCGACGCCAACCAGAAGGCGATCGACAGTCTGCTCAACTTCGAAACCGTCAAGTATTTCAACGCCGAGGACCGCGAGGCCCGGCGCTATGACGCCTCGATGGAACGCTACGAGGGGGCGGCGCTGAAAACCGCCTATTCGCTGGCGCTGCTGAACTTCGGCCAGTCGGCGCTGATTACGGCGGGGCTGGTCGTGGTGATGGTCATGGCGGCGATCGGCGTGCAGAACGGCGCGCTGACGGTGGGCGATTTCGTCATGGTCAATGCCTACATGATCCAGATCACCATGCCCCTGAACTTCCTGGGCACGGTCTACCGCGAGATCCGCCAGGCGCTGGTCGATATGGGCGAGATGTTCGCCCTGCTTCAGCACAAGCCCGACGTGGTCGAGAAATCCGACGCCCGGGCGCTGGTCCTCGGTGGGGGGCATGTCCGGCTCGAGGATGTGCGCTTTGCCTACGATCCGGAACGCCCGATCCTGAAGGGCGTGACCATCGACGTGCCGGCCGGGCAGAAGATCGCGCTGGTCGGGCACTCCGGCAGCGGCAAATCCACCATCGGGCGGTTGCTGTTCCGCTTCTACGACGTGACCGGCGGGCGGCTGACGATCGACGGTCAGGACATCCGCACGGTGACGCTGGACAGCCTGCACGCGGCGATCGGCGTGGTGCCGCAGGACACGGTGCTGTTCAACGATTCGATCTATTACAACATCGCCTATGGCAAGGACGACGCCACCCAGGCCGAGGTCGAGGCCGCGGCCCGGGCGGCCAAGATCCACGATTTCATCCTGGAACTGCCGCAGGGCTATGACACGCCGGTGGGCGAGCGCGGGCTGAAGCTGTCGGGCGGCGAGAAGCAGCGCGTGGGCATCGCACGCACCCTGCTCAAGGATCCCGCGATCCTGCTGCTGGACGAGGCGACCTCGGCGCTGGATACCCAGACCGAGCGGTCGATCCAGGATTCCCTGAACGCGGCCGGGCGCGGGCGGACGGTCATCACCATCGCGCACCGGCTTTCGACGGTCGTCGATGCGGACCGCATCGTCGTTCTGGAACAGGGCGAGGTGGTCGAGGAGGGCGCCCATGCCCAGCTTCTGGCACGGGGCGGGCGCTATGCGCAGATGTGGGCCCGCCAGGCGTCCGAGGACGCGGCCGCCTGACGGCGGGCGCAGGGGTGCGCCGCGCGCGGGGTGGGACGGTGTCGGCCCACCCCGCGGGGGCTCAGCGTTTGACCGGGCAGGTCGAAAGGCCGAACAACCGATACAGCGGGCAGGTGCCGAACAGGCCGGTGACCAGCGGGATGATCCCGATCCAGAAGGCCCAGCGATAGGCGGCATCGGGATACAGGAAATAGCCGGCGATCAGGGCGATGCCGACGACGATGCGCAGGATGCGGTCGATACCGCCGACGTTGTTCGCGAACATGGTGGAATCCTTTCATGCGGGAACGTGCGCGGATCATAGGCCGCGCGCGCGATTCGCACAGTGATCTGGTCACACCGATCTGGTCACACCGATCCGGTCACACGGCCAGCGACAGGCGCACCAGGGCCGCCTGGTCGCGCAGCGCCACGCGGCCCCGGTCGGTCGCCACCAGGCCGCGCCTGGCCATCGATTCGAGCCGGCGCGAGACGACCTCGCGCGCCGATCCGATCCGCGCCGCCAGGTCGGCGTGCGTCGCCTCGACCGTGCCGTCGCGGGCCAGTTCGAGCAGCGCGGCGGCCAGACGGGCCTCGACCCGGGTAAAGGCGACGCGTTCGAGCAACGCGGTCATGTCGCTCATCCGCCCGGCGAGGGCGCGGAAGACGAAACCGCGGAACGCCTCGGAGCTGGCCATCAACGCGTGGAATTGCGCCGCCGGGATCAGCACCAGCCGCACCGGCCCGACGCAGAGCGCGTCGCCCGAATAAGGCTCATTGCCCAGCAGGCCCAGCGTCGTCTGGATGCAGCTTTGACCGGGCTCGACGGCATAGAGCAGGATCTCGCGCCCCGAAGGGCCGGTGAGGCTGACCTCGATCCGGCCCGACAGGACGATGGCAAAGGCCTCGGCACGGGTCCCGGGCGCGAACAGGTGCGCGCCTTGCGGCAGCATCTGCACGGGCAGGCCCTCGATCCGGGCGCAATCGGCCGGATCGAGGCCGGGAAACAGCCGCCGGGCCCAGCCGCTCATCCCCGGCTGCGCTTTTCGAACCGCGGCAACATCGCCGAAAAGTCCATGCCACGCCCGTCCTCGGCCTCGACGAACTGTTCGTAGAGCGCCTTGGCCAATGCCCCCATCGGCGTGTCGGCATCGGCACTTTCGGCGGCCTGTTGCGACAGGCGCAGGTCCTTCAGCATCAGCTCGGCCGCGAACCCGGGCTTGTAGCCGTTGTCGGCGGGCGATTTGGCGCCCACGCCCGGCGCGGGCGTATAGGCGTTCATCGTCCAGCTGTAGCCCGACGAGGTCGAGACGACATCGAACATCTTCTGCCGGTCCAGCCCCAGCTTGTCGGCCAGGGCAAAGGCCTCGCAGGTGGCGATCATGGTCACGCCCAGGATCATGTTGTTGCAGATCTTGGCCGACTGGCCGGCACCGGCCGCGCCGCAGTGCACGGCCTTCTGGCCCATGATGTCGAACAGCGGTTGCACCGTGGCAAAGGCCGCGTCCGATCCACCCACCATGAAGGTCAGCGTGCCGCCCGCGGCGCCGCCGACCCCGCCCGACACCGGCGCGTCCAGCGCGCCCAGGCCCCGGGCGGCGGCCTGCTCGGCGACGGCGCGGGCGCTGTCCACGTCCACGGTCGAGCAGTCGCACAGCACCGCGCCCGGTTTCATGGCCGGGATCACCTGATCCGCGACCGCGCGCAGGATCGCCCCGTTGGGCAGCATGGTGATGACGACATCGGCGCCGGCCGCGGCCTCGGCGGCGCTGGTGGCCAGGGTCAGCCCCTCGGGGCGGGCCTGGGTGTCGAAACCGGTAACGGCATGGCCGGCCTTGACGAGATTGGCGGCCATCGGCGCGCCCATGTTGCCAAGACCGATAAAGGCGATGTTCATGTGGTCCTCCTGTTTGCGCCCTCAGGCGATGGTCAGTTCCTGCGCGCCCAGGGGCGCCAGCATCCGCGCGACCTCGGCCGGGGTCACGGCCTCGGGGGTGGGGTGCTGCCAACGCGGGTTGCGATCCTTGTCCAGGATTTGCGCGCGCACGCCTTCGATGAAATCACCGTGCTCCATGCTGCGCCAGGTCCAGCGGAATTCCTGGGCCAGGGCCTCGGCCAGCGAGGCGGGCGGAGGCCGCAACATCGCCAGCGTCGAAGCCATGCTGAGCGGCGCATTGCGCAAGATCGCCTTCAGCGCGCCGGCGGCCAAGGGGCTCTCGTCGGCACGCAATGCGGCGACGATCGCGGGAATATCGGCGCCCGCGAACAGCCGGTCGATCACCGCCTGCGCGGCGGCCAGCGGGCTTTCGGGCGCGGCGTGACGGGGCAGGGTGGCCGGATCGCCGGTTTCGATCAGCCGGTCCTTGACCGCGTCCCAGTCGGTTTGCGGCACAAAGGCATCCGCGAACCCCGCGTGGATCGCATCGCCCGGGCCCATCCGGGCGGCGGTCAGTGCCAGGTAGACCCCCAGGGCGCCCGGCGCGCGCGCCAACAGCCAGGTGCCGCCGACGTCGGGGATCAGCCCGATGCCGCATTCGGGCATCGCCATCTGGGTGCTTTCGCCCACGATCCGGTGCCCGACATGGCAGCCATAGCCGACACCGCCGCCCATGACGAACCCGTTCAGGAAGCTGACGACGGGTTTGGGATACCGCGAGAACAGCAGGTTCATGCGGTATTCGTCGCGCCAGAAATCGCGTCCCATGGCATAGTCGCCCTGTCGCCCCGCCGCCGTCACCTGCGCGATGTCGCCGCCCGCGCAGAACGCCCGGTCGCCGGCCGCGTCGAGGATCACCACCGCCACCTCGGGGTCGTCGCGCCAGTCGAGAAGCGCGCGCTCGGTCTCAAGGCAGATCGCGTGGGTCAGCGCGTTCAGCGCCTGTGGGCGGTTCAGCGTCAGGCGGCCCGCGCGGCCCTCTTTGCGGATCAGGATGTCGGCCATCAGCCGCGCTCCGCCAACAGCGCGCGCACGGTGATCAGCCGCATGATCTCGTTCGTGCCTTCGAGGATCTGGTGCACCCGCAGGTCGCGCACGATCTTTTCGATGCCGTAATCGGCCAGATAGCCGTAGCCGCCATGCAGTTGCAGGCACTGGTCCGCCACGCGCGAGCCCGCTTCGGTCACGAATTTCTTGGCCATGGCGCAGAATCTGGTCGCGTCGGGGGTCTTGTGGTCCAGTTTCCACGCTGCCTGGCGCAGATAGGTGCGGGCCGCTTGCAGCTCGATCTCCATGTCGGCCAGACGGAATTGCAGCGCCTGGAACTGGTCGATCGTCTTGCCAAAGGCCTGCCGCTCGCCCATGTAGGCCAGCGTCCGGTCCAGCGCGGCCTGCGCCCCGCCCAGCGAACAGGCCGAGATGTTCAGCCGCCCCCCGTCGAGCCCGATCATCGCGTATTTGAAACCGTCGCCCTCCTGCCCGACCAGGTTCTCGAGTGGGGTCAGGCAGTCGTCGAACTGCACCTGCCGCGTGGGCTGCGCGCGCCAGCCCATCTTGTCCTCGAGCCCGCCATAGCTCAGCCCCGGGCGGCCGTGTTCGACGACGACGGTGCTGATCCCCCTGGGCCCCTCGCCGCCGGTGCGGCACATCACGACATAGGCATCCGAATACCCCCCGCCCGAGATGAAGGCCTTGGTGCCGGTCAGGCGGTAGCCTTCGTTCGTCTTCTCGGCCCGGGTCTTCAACGCGGCCGCGTCCGAACCCGCGCCCGGTTCCGTCAGGCAATAGGACAGCACCTTGTCCATGGTGACGGCGGGCGCCAGGTGGCGCGCCTTGACCTCGTCCGAGCCGAAGCGGTCGAGCATCGCCGCGCACATGTTGTGAATGGACAGGAAGGAGGCGACCGAAGGGCAGGCCTGGCTCAGGGCCTCGAACACCAGTGTCGCGTCCAGCCGGGTCAGCCCCGTGCCGTTGTTCTGTTCGCTCACGTAAAGCCCGCCGAATCCCAGTTCCGCCAGTTTCGGCCACAGGTCGCGCGGGATCGTGCCCTCGGCCTCCCACTGGCGGGCGAAGGGGGCGATATGCTCCTGCCCAAAGGCCAGGGCCATGTCGTAGATGGCGATTTGTTCCTCGGTCAGCGCGAAATCCATCGGCGGTCCCTTTGTGGTTCGGTCATGGTTGCGGGGCGCCCGACACGCCCGCCGGAATCGACCGGCCGAGCGCGGCCCCTCAGCGGGCCGCCGACAGCAGATCCTCCAGGCGTCGCTCGGGCTGGCCCAGAATGTCGAGGGCCTCGGCCTCGTGGCGTTGGGCGGTGGCGATGACATGCGTCACGCCGTTCCACGATCGCAGGATCAGCCGCGCCATGGCGTAGCTGACCTCGGTGGGCGCGAAATAGACCATCAGGGTCTGGGTCCGCGCATCGGGGCTGAAGATCGCGGCCTTGGCGGCCTGCAAGGCCATCAGGCGGACGAAATCCTGCTCGAATCCGGTGACGCCCGACAGGTCCACAAGCTGCTTTTGCCCGGGGTGCCGGTCGGGGTGCTTCAGGTAGGTCGCGATCAGTTGCCGGGTCTCGTCGATCCGGACAAAGCCCGTGTACTGGACATAGACCAGACCGCGCTCTGGCAGGATTCGAAAGGTTGCTGGCACGGGACCTCCGCTCGCGCTGGTATCGAGAGCGAAGTTTTACCCGCATGATCGAGGTTTTCCACCCAAAAGACCCGGCCTCGCAGCCCCGAGGGGCCCGCCCCCGTGTCGCGGCCTGCGCCGCGCCCGGGGGCGGGACGATCTCAGTCCATCGCCTTGAAATTGAAGGCGGCGCCTTCCTTGATGCCCGAGGGCCAGCGCGCGGTGACCGTCTTGGTCCGCGTGTAGAAGCGGAAGCCATCCGGGCCGTGCTGGTTCAGGTCGCCGAAGCCCGACTTCTTCCAGCCGCCAAAGGTGTGATAGGCCAGCGGCACCGGGATCGGCACGTTGATGCCCACCATCCCGATGTTGATGCGGTTGGCGAAATCGCGGGCGGTGTCGCCGTCGCGGGTGAAGATCGCCGTGCCGTTGCCGTATTCGTGGTCGATCGCCATGTTGATCGCTTCTTCATACGTTTTCGCGCGCACCATCGACAGAACCGGGCCGAAGATCTCGGTCTTGTAGATGTCCATGTCGGTGGTCACGTGGTCGAACAGGTGCGGGCCGACAAAAAAGCCGTTCTCATACCCTTGCAGCGAGAAGTTGCGGCCATCGACGACCAGTTCCGCGCCCTGCTGAACGCCGGTTTCCACCAGCCGCAGGATGTTCGCCTTGGCGGCGGCGGTGACGACCGGGCCAAAGTCCACGTCGTTGCCGGCGGTGTAGGGGCCGACCTTGAGGGCCTCGATCTTGGGCACCAGGCGCTGGCGCAGGGCCTCGGCGGTGCCTTCGCCGACCGGCACCGCGACCGAGATCGCCATGCAGCGTTCGCCCGCCGCGCCATAGCCCGCACCGACCAGTGCGTCGGCGGCCAGGTCCATGTCGGCATCAGGCATGATGATCATGTGGTTCTTGGCGCCGCCAAAGCATTGCGCGCGCTTGCCCGTCGCCGCCGCGCGGCTGTAGATGTATTGCGCGATCGGGGTCGAGCCGACAAAGCCCACCGCCTGGATCACGTCGCTGTCCAGGATGCCGTCAACGGCCTCCTTGTCGCCGTTGATGACCTGAAGCACGCCGTCGGGAAGGCCGGCTTCCTTGCACAGCGCGGCGATCATCAGCGGCACGGAGGGATCGCGTTCCGACGGTTTCAGGATCATCGCGTTGCCCGAGGACAGCGCGGGGCCCATTTTCCACAACGGGATCATGGCCGGAAAGTTGAAGGGCGTGATGCCCGCGACCACGCCCAGCGGCTGGCGCAGCGAATACATGTCGATGCCGGGGCCCGCGGAATCGGTGAAGTCGCCCTTCAGCATCTGCGGCGCGCCGATGCTGAATTCGATGACCTCGAGCCCGCGCTGCACGTCGCCCTTGGCGTCGGGGAAGGTCTTGCCATGCTCGGCCGACAGGGCCTCGGCCAGCTTGTCCATGTCGCGGTTGAGCAGGCCGACCAGCGCCATCATCACACGCGCGCGGCGCTGCGGGTTGGTGGCGCCCCAGGCCTTTTGCGCCTGGGCGGCAGAGGCGATGGCGGCATCGAGTTCGGCTTTCGACGCCAGCGCGACCTTGGCCTGAACCTCGCCGGTGGCGGGGTTGTAGACATCCGCAAAGCGTCCCGACGTGCCCGCGACCAGCTTGCCGTCGATCCAGTGACCGATTTCCTTCATGGGATCCTCCTCCTGGGGTTTGGGCGCACAATAGTCTTGCGGAAATGGCCTGAACAGAGGCAACTTCCCAAAAGGCGTTTTGCAAGGATGCAAAGCTGATGGCCGATTGGGACGATCTGAAGGTGTTTCTGGCGGTGGCGCGGGGGGAAAGCCTGTCGCGCGCGGGCCGTGTGCTGAAGATGGACGCGGCCACCGTGGGCCGGCGCATTGCGCGCCTGGAGGTGGCCCTGGCCGCGCGGCTCTTCACGCGGTCCCCGCAGGGCTATCTGCTGACCGACGAGGGCGGGCGCCTGGTCGCCCACGCCGAGGCGATGGAGGGCGAGGTCGCGCGCGCCCGCGACGCGCTGGTCGGCCCGGCCGAGGGGATCAGCGGGCAGGTGCGGATCGGTGCGCCGGACGGCTGCGCCAACTACCTGCTGCCGCAGGTGGTGGCGGGGATCGTCGCGCAGAACCCGGGGCTCGAGGTTCAGATCGTCGCCTTGCCGCGCGTCTTCAGCCTGACCCGGCGCGAGGCCGACATGGTGATCGCCGTGTCGCGCCCGGAACAGGGGCGGGTGATCGCCACCCGGATCACCGATTACCGGTTGCACCTGGCGGCCTCGGACGCCTATCTGCGCGCCGCGCCGGCCCTGACGCGGATCGAAGACCTGCGCGCGCATCGCGTGATCGGCTACATTCCCGACATGATCTTCGACCGCGAGCTGGAATACCTGGCCGACCTGGGGGTGGAACAGCCCCCGGTCGCATCGAATTCGGTGTCGGTGCAGC includes the following:
- a CDS encoding TIGR00730 family Rossman fold protein, translated to MPAFPPSVCVFCGSRPGTHPAMMRAAAETGALLARRGWRLVYGAGDIGLMGEVARATQSAGGKTFGVIPTHLMQGEVARRDLDALVITETMHERKTVMFANSHAIVVLPGGAGTLDEFFEVLTWAQIGLHAKPVVLLDQGGFWQPLLALLDHLVVQGFAAASLRDLVTVAADVPALDAALTRALG
- a CDS encoding LysM peptidoglycan-binding domain-containing protein, which translates into the protein MPSAFLVQGDGAVRVLDRAPAVLDNVIIDSISYSGTGDVQIAGRAARSAPAANLRIYLDNRPIAVTRADSGDWTSDLPAVDPGVYTLRVDQLNDAGGVVSRFETPFQREAPETVAAARAQGAAPSETPTVTPTVADAGSAVTTDRPAIPVATAPASQAAGTVQPSAQPRAALITVQPGNTLWAISQARYGAGERYVVIYNANRSQIRDPDLIYPGQIFALPDQ
- a CDS encoding ABC transporter ATP-binding protein/permease — its product is MRYRPSANALPSDPTDSAASGRSTIRRVIPYLWPEGESGMKTRVVLSMVALLLSKLISVGTPMLYKAAVDALAPSQLDAGWLVGIGAVGLTIAYGVARLMTNGFQQLRDGIFAAVGQRALRKLALETFTHIHRLSLRYHLTRKTGGLSRIIERGVKGVDFLLRFLLFNIGPLVLELALIGAVMVWMFDIWYLAVIVVTIGLYVAFTFKVTEWRVKIRREMNQQDTDANQKAIDSLLNFETVKYFNAEDREARRYDASMERYEGAALKTAYSLALLNFGQSALITAGLVVVMVMAAIGVQNGALTVGDFVMVNAYMIQITMPLNFLGTVYREIRQALVDMGEMFALLQHKPDVVEKSDARALVLGGGHVRLEDVRFAYDPERPILKGVTIDVPAGQKIALVGHSGSGKSTIGRLLFRFYDVTGGRLTIDGQDIRTVTLDSLHAAIGVVPQDTVLFNDSIYYNIAYGKDDATQAEVEAAARAAKIHDFILELPQGYDTPVGERGLKLSGGEKQRVGIARTLLKDPAILLLDEATSALDTQTERSIQDSLNAAGRGRTVITIAHRLSTVVDADRIVVLEQGEVVEEGAHAQLLARGGRYAQMWARQASEDAAA
- a CDS encoding DUF2892 domain-containing protein; translation: MFANNVGGIDRILRIVVGIALIAGYFLYPDAAYRWAFWIGIIPLVTGLFGTCPLYRLFGLSTCPVKR
- a CDS encoding Crp/Fnr family transcriptional regulator, encoding MSGWARRLFPGLDPADCARIEGLPVQMLPQGAHLFAPGTRAEAFAIVLSGRIEVSLTGPSGREILLYAVEPGQSCIQTTLGLLGNEPYSGDALCVGPVRLVLIPAAQFHALMASSEAFRGFVFRALAGRMSDMTALLERVAFTRVEARLAAALLELARDGTVEATHADLAARIGSAREVVSRRLESMARRGLVATDRGRVALRDQAALVRLSLAV
- the mmsB gene encoding 3-hydroxyisobutyrate dehydrogenase, whose translation is MNIAFIGLGNMGAPMAANLVKAGHAVTGFDTQARPEGLTLATSAAEAAAGADVVITMLPNGAILRAVADQVIPAMKPGAVLCDCSTVDVDSARAVAEQAAARGLGALDAPVSGGVGGAAGGTLTFMVGGSDAAFATVQPLFDIMGQKAVHCGAAGAGQSAKICNNMILGVTMIATCEAFALADKLGLDRQKMFDVVSTSSGYSWTMNAYTPAPGVGAKSPADNGYKPGFAAELMLKDLRLSQQAAESADADTPMGALAKALYEQFVEAEDGRGMDFSAMLPRFEKRSRG
- a CDS encoding enoyl-CoA hydratase/isomerase family protein codes for the protein MADILIRKEGRAGRLTLNRPQALNALTHAICLETERALLDWRDDPEVAVVILDAAGDRAFCAGGDIAQVTAAGRQGDYAMGRDFWRDEYRMNLLFSRYPKPVVSFLNGFVMGGGVGYGCHVGHRIVGESTQMAMPECGIGLIPDVGGTWLLARAPGALGVYLALTAARMGPGDAIHAGFADAFVPQTDWDAVKDRLIETGDPATLPRHAAPESPLAAAQAVIDRLFAGADIPAIVAALRADESPLAAGALKAILRNAPLSMASTLAMLRPPPASLAEALAQEFRWTWRSMEHGDFIEGVRAQILDKDRNPRWQHPTPEAVTPAEVARMLAPLGAQELTIA
- a CDS encoding acyl-CoA dehydrogenase family protein, giving the protein MDFALTEEQIAIYDMALAFGQEHIAPFARQWEAEGTIPRDLWPKLAELGFGGLYVSEQNNGTGLTRLDATLVFEALSQACPSVASFLSIHNMCAAMLDRFGSDEVKARHLAPAVTMDKVLSYCLTEPGAGSDAAALKTRAEKTNEGYRLTGTKAFISGGGYSDAYVVMCRTGGEGPRGISTVVVEHGRPGLSYGGLEDKMGWRAQPTRQVQFDDCLTPLENLVGQEGDGFKYAMIGLDGGRLNISACSLGGAQAALDRTLAYMGERQAFGKTIDQFQALQFRLADMEIELQAARTYLRQAAWKLDHKTPDATRFCAMAKKFVTEAGSRVADQCLQLHGGYGYLADYGIEKIVRDLRVHQILEGTNEIMRLITVRALLAERG
- a CDS encoding CoA-acylating methylmalonate-semialdehyde dehydrogenase, whose protein sequence is MKEIGHWIDGKLVAGTSGRFADVYNPATGEVQAKVALASKAELDAAIASAAQAQKAWGATNPQRRARVMMALVGLLNRDMDKLAEALSAEHGKTFPDAKGDVQRGLEVIEFSIGAPQMLKGDFTDSAGPGIDMYSLRQPLGVVAGITPFNFPAMIPLWKMGPALSSGNAMILKPSERDPSVPLMIAALCKEAGLPDGVLQVINGDKEAVDGILDSDVIQAVGFVGSTPIAQYIYSRAAATGKRAQCFGGAKNHMIIMPDADMDLAADALVGAGYGAAGERCMAISVAVPVGEGTAEALRQRLVPKIEALKVGPYTAGNDVDFGPVVTAAAKANILRLVETGVQQGAELVVDGRNFSLQGYENGFFVGPHLFDHVTTDMDIYKTEIFGPVLSMVRAKTYEEAINMAIDHEYGNGTAIFTRDGDTARDFANRINIGMVGINVPIPVPLAYHTFGGWKKSGFGDLNQHGPDGFRFYTRTKTVTARWPSGIKEGAAFNFKAMD
- a CDS encoding LysR family transcriptional regulator; this encodes MMADWDDLKVFLAVARGESLSRAGRVLKMDAATVGRRIARLEVALAARLFTRSPQGYLLTDEGGRLVAHAEAMEGEVARARDALVGPAEGISGQVRIGAPDGCANYLLPQVVAGIVAQNPGLEVQIVALPRVFSLTRREADMVIAVSRPEQGRVIATRITDYRLHLAASDAYLRAAPALTRIEDLRAHRVIGYIPDMIFDRELEYLADLGVEQPPVASNSVSVQLNLMRQGAGVGVVHDFALPAAPGVRRVLAKAFSLTRAFYLVRHADDRNVPRIDRFAEALTHGMRTETQRLEQMVEDGPAGGRDDALSNENNP